In the genome of Nocardia sp. NBC_00416, one region contains:
- the eccB gene encoding type VII secretion protein EccB: protein MPAQLTTRAQVNGYRFLLRRLDHALVRRDIRMLHDPMRSQARSMVVGVVLGLLGLAGCAILGFLRPVGAVDDAKIVVGKDSGVTYVIVEGHLHPVLNLASARLVAGSDESPTSVKESKLASMPRGPLLGIPGAPAGLTGPAGGARSSWTLCETTVLSKSGSAVSSPGVITTVSSAEPEPGDRSRPMRDDQALLVEYGGRIHLLYRGLRAEVDPNDPAVARALKLTPEHRPRPAGPGLLNAALEVPPIAAPLIPQTGAPGPATLVDHRIGEVIRGGGELYVIVAEGVQRVSEFTAQLLRNANSLGAGEIPTVPPDVLNGVRVVNTLPVDRFPDVAPDIVAAEQMPVACLAWSRGEHDRLARVGTLVGDALPMSESAEPVEPVSADGIGERVDGVYVPPMTGEFVQVTGIEPDSVRRQSLYYIGDNGVRYGIPDMATARILGLGDEPRLAPWPIVGGLIAGPALEKAAALTAHDR, encoded by the coding sequence ATGCCGGCTCAACTCACGACCCGAGCGCAGGTCAACGGGTATCGGTTCTTGCTGCGCCGACTCGATCACGCGCTGGTCCGCCGAGATATCCGGATGCTGCACGACCCCATGCGTTCACAGGCACGGTCCATGGTCGTCGGTGTGGTGCTGGGGCTGCTCGGCCTGGCCGGCTGCGCCATTCTGGGGTTTCTGCGCCCCGTCGGCGCCGTGGACGATGCGAAGATCGTGGTGGGCAAGGACAGTGGCGTCACTTACGTCATCGTCGAGGGGCATCTGCATCCGGTGCTGAATCTGGCCTCCGCGCGTCTCGTCGCCGGGAGCGACGAGAGCCCGACCTCGGTGAAGGAATCGAAACTGGCATCGATGCCGCGTGGTCCGCTGCTCGGGATTCCCGGTGCCCCGGCAGGGCTTACCGGACCCGCCGGGGGTGCGCGGTCGTCCTGGACGCTGTGCGAGACGACGGTGCTGTCGAAGTCCGGTAGCGCCGTCTCCTCGCCGGGCGTGATCACCACGGTGTCCTCGGCGGAGCCCGAGCCGGGTGACCGTTCGCGGCCGATGCGTGACGACCAGGCGCTGCTGGTCGAGTACGGCGGCCGGATTCATCTGCTGTACCGGGGGCTGCGTGCCGAGGTGGATCCGAACGATCCGGCGGTGGCGCGGGCGCTGAAGCTGACCCCGGAACACCGGCCGCGTCCGGCGGGGCCGGGTTTGCTCAATGCGGCGCTGGAGGTGCCGCCCATCGCCGCACCGCTCATCCCGCAGACCGGGGCGCCGGGTCCGGCTACCTTGGTGGATCACCGTATCGGCGAGGTGATCCGCGGGGGCGGCGAGCTGTACGTGATCGTCGCGGAGGGTGTGCAGCGTGTCTCGGAGTTCACCGCGCAGCTCCTCCGCAATGCGAATTCGCTCGGGGCCGGCGAGATCCCGACCGTGCCGCCCGACGTTCTCAACGGGGTTCGGGTGGTGAATACCCTTCCTGTGGACCGCTTTCCGGATGTCGCGCCCGATATCGTGGCGGCCGAGCAGATGCCCGTCGCGTGCCTGGCTTGGTCGCGCGGGGAGCACGACCGGCTCGCGCGGGTGGGGACACTGGTCGGGGACGCGTTGCCGATGAGTGAATCGGCCGAACCTGTCGAACCGGTATCGGCCGACGGGATCGGGGAACGGGTCGACGGCGTGTATGTCCCCCCGATGACAGGTGAGTTCGTGCAGGTCACCGGTATCGAGCCGGATAGCGTTCGGCGGCAGAGCCTCTACTACATCGGCGACAACGGCGTTCGCTACGGGATACCGGATATGGCCACCGCGCGGATTCTGGGTCTCGGCGATGAGCCGCGTCTCGCGCCCTGGCCCATCGTCGGTGGGCTGATCGCCGGTCCGGCCCTGGAGAAGGCAGCGGCGCTGACTGCCCATGATCGGTAG